Proteins encoded within one genomic window of Rhododendron vialii isolate Sample 1 chromosome 1a, ASM3025357v1:
- the LOC131300456 gene encoding protein PMR5-like: MALLGFPSSRRAFPYLLTILFLSCGQIHRASSVLLSGLKNHHGNHHQRKPLVHPNQTTCALFMGTWVRDDSYPVYQSSACPIVDPEFNCQMYGRPDSDYLKLRWQPANCELPRFDGLEFLSKMRGKTVMFVGDSLGRNQWESLICMISAGVSRSATQVRRGDPLSTFTFLDYGVSVSFYRAPYLVDIDSVQGKRVLKLDDASGNGNAWRDADVLSFNTGHWWSHKGGLQGWDYMESGGSFYQDMDRLVALERGLRTWARWVDANVDYSRTRVFFQSISPTHYNPGDWNSGAATKSCYGETVPTSGTTYPGIYPNQMQVVQEVINEMNTPTFLLDITTLSAMRKDAHPSIYSGDLSPEQRANPDHSADCSHWCLPGLPDTWNQLFYTALFF, from the exons ATGGCGCTTCTCGGTTTCCCATCCTCCCGCCGCGCCTTTCCCTACCTCCTAACgattctttttctctcttgcGGGCAAATCCACAGAGCTTCATCGGTTTTGCTATCCGGCCTGAAGAACCACCACGGTAACCACCACCAAAGGAAGCCCCTGGTCCACCCCAACCAGACCACCTGTGCTCTGTTCATGGGCACTTGGGTCCGCGATGATTCCTACCCTGTCTACCAATCCTCTGCTTGCCCAATCGTCGACCCGGAGTTCAACTGCCAAATGTACGGCCGGCCCGACTCCGATTACCTCAAGCTCCGCTGGCAACCCGCCAATTGTGAGCTCCCCAG GTTCGATGGGCTCGAGTTTCTGTCGAAAATGCGAGGGAAAACAGTAATGTTTGTGGGTGACTCTCTGGGGAGGAACCAATGGGAGTCGTTGATTTGTATGATCTCGGCTGGTGTGTCTCGATCAGCGACCCAAGTGAGGAGGGGAGATCCTCTCTCCACATTCACGTTCTTG GACTATGGTGTATCTGTGTCTTTCTACAGAGCTCCGTATCTGGTGGACATTGATTCGGTGCAGGGGAAGAGGGTTTTGAAACTGGACGATGCGTCTGGAAACGGGAACGCCTGGAGGGATGCGGATGTGCTCTCGTTTAACACCGGTCACTGGTGGAGCCACAAGGGCGGTCTTCAAGG GTGGGATTACATGGAATCGGGAGGGTCATTCTACCAAGATATGGATCGATTGGTTGCTTTAGAGAGAGGGCTAAGGACGTGGGCCAGATGGGTGGATGCCAATGTTGACTACAGTAGAACCAGGGTCTTCTTCCAATCCATCTCTCCCACTCACTACAa CCCGGGTGACTGGAATTCTGGGGCAGCGACGAAGAGCTGCTACGGCGAGACCGTGCCGACAAGCGGCACAACCTACCCGGGGATATACCCTAATCAAATGCAGGTGGTTCAGGAGGTGATAAATGAAATGAACACCCCTACGTTCCTGCTCGATATAACAACACTGTCGGCAATGCGGAAAGACGCTCATCCCTCCATCTACAGCGGCGACCTGAGCCCCGAACAAAGGGCTAACCCTGACCACTCCGCTGACTGCAGCCATTGGTGCCTCCCTGGCTTGCCTGATACTTGGAACCAATTGTTCTACACTGCTTTGTTCTTCTAA